One window of Xanthomonas sp. 10-10 genomic DNA carries:
- the purB gene encoding adenylosuccinate lyase: MSDSALLALSPLDGRYASKVDALRPIFSEYGLIKARVKVEIEWLLALAAEPGIAELAPFSPAASQRLRALADDFSVTHAARVKQIERTTNHDVKAVEYFIKEQLKDDAELGPALEFVHFACTSEDINNLSYGLMLEQARREVLLPMLDGITATLRTLAHTQAGQPMLSRTHGQTASPTTLGKEIANVVARLERQRKQIAAVELTGKINGAVGNYNAHLVSYPQLDWAAFAQRFVESLGLVFNPYTTQIEPHDNVAEIGDASRRANTILIDLSRDIWGYISLGYFKQKLKEGEVGSSTMPHKVNPIDFENAEGNFGIANALFEHFSAKLPISRWQRDLTDSTVLRALGTAFGHTQVALDSLAKGLGKLTVNPQRLDADLDAAWEVLAEAVQTVMRRHGLPNPYEQLKALTRGHGITAASMQAFVESLQLPEEDKQRLRTLTPGGYTGLAEQLARAI; the protein is encoded by the coding sequence ATGTCGGATTCCGCCCTGCTCGCCCTGTCCCCGCTCGACGGCCGCTACGCCTCCAAGGTGGATGCGCTGCGCCCCATCTTCTCCGAATACGGCCTGATCAAGGCGCGGGTCAAGGTCGAGATCGAATGGCTGCTGGCCCTGGCCGCCGAACCGGGCATCGCCGAGCTGGCGCCGTTTTCGCCCGCCGCCAGCCAGCGCCTGCGCGCACTGGCCGACGACTTCAGCGTGACCCACGCCGCACGCGTCAAGCAGATCGAGCGCACCACCAATCATGACGTCAAGGCGGTGGAGTACTTCATCAAGGAACAGCTCAAGGACGATGCCGAGCTTGGCCCGGCGCTGGAATTTGTGCACTTTGCGTGCACCAGCGAGGACATCAACAACCTCAGCTACGGCCTGATGCTGGAACAGGCGCGCCGCGAGGTACTGCTGCCCATGCTGGACGGCATCACCGCCACGCTGCGCACCCTCGCCCACACCCAGGCCGGCCAGCCGATGCTCTCGCGCACACATGGCCAGACCGCCTCGCCCACCACGCTGGGCAAGGAAATCGCCAACGTGGTCGCGCGCCTGGAGCGCCAGCGCAAGCAGATCGCCGCGGTCGAGCTGACCGGCAAGATCAACGGCGCGGTGGGCAACTACAACGCGCATCTGGTGTCGTACCCACAGCTGGACTGGGCCGCATTCGCGCAGCGTTTCGTGGAGAGCCTGGGCCTGGTGTTCAACCCGTACACCACCCAGATCGAGCCGCACGACAACGTGGCCGAAATCGGCGACGCCAGCCGCCGCGCCAATACCATCCTGATCGACCTGTCGCGCGACATCTGGGGCTACATCTCGCTCGGCTACTTCAAGCAGAAGCTCAAGGAAGGCGAAGTCGGCTCGTCGACCATGCCGCACAAGGTCAACCCGATCGACTTCGAAAATGCCGAAGGCAATTTCGGCATCGCCAACGCGCTGTTCGAACATTTTTCCGCCAAGCTGCCGATCAGCCGCTGGCAGCGCGATCTCACCGACTCCACCGTGCTGCGCGCGCTCGGTACCGCGTTCGGCCACACCCAGGTGGCGCTGGATTCGCTGGCCAAGGGCCTGGGCAAGCTGACCGTCAATCCGCAGCGCCTGGATGCCGACCTGGACGCCGCCTGGGAAGTGCTGGCCGAAGCCGTGCAGACGGTGATGCGCCGCCACGGCCTGCCCAACCCCTACGAACAATTGAAGGCATTGACGCGCGGCCACGGCATCACCGCCGCCTCGATGCAGGCCTTCGTGGAAAGCCTGCAGCTGCCCGAAGAGGACAAGCAGCGCCTGCGTACGCTCACCCCGGGCGGCTACACCGGTCTGGCAGAGCAGCTGGCGCGCGCGATCTAG
- a CDS encoding hemolysin family protein: MLGNVLLLIVALLLVLLNGFFVAAEFALVKLRHTQAVGLAQTHGWRGRLLLGVHAHLDAYLSACQLGITLASLGLGWVGEPAFAHLLQPLFDVLGMSEDAAQFTALAIAFSLISFLHIVLGELAPKTMAIRRPERMSLWTAAPLYVFYWLMYPAIWVLNTSANRLLRMLGWGDVEHQSHRYSREELKLIVGRQDPNAATADHGLALMSHALELPDLVAGDLMRPREHLRSLREGMNLEAVLAEFSESRYSRYPWFEADGEQVLGILHTKDLLVAMARGQDLDDLRPLLRPATLLTLETPIPSALEQFRTGTTHLALCVEDQGRILGFFTLEDLLEVVVGEIEDEHRHVVRDAPVRGQDGSLLVAGSTSIFRLERLLGQDLSAPDHVNSVGGLIVHRLQRLPEEGETLELDGHALTVRRMAGHRIQAITVRPIGEAGAGAA; this comes from the coding sequence ATGCTCGGTAATGTGCTGCTGTTGATCGTCGCGCTGCTGCTGGTGCTGTTGAACGGATTCTTCGTTGCGGCCGAATTCGCTCTGGTCAAGCTGCGGCACACGCAGGCGGTGGGGCTGGCACAGACCCATGGCTGGCGCGGGCGCTTGCTGCTGGGGGTACACGCGCATCTGGATGCGTATCTGTCGGCCTGCCAGCTTGGCATCACCCTGGCATCGCTCGGGTTGGGTTGGGTCGGCGAGCCGGCCTTCGCGCATCTGCTGCAGCCGTTGTTCGATGTGCTGGGCATGTCCGAGGACGCGGCGCAGTTCACCGCCCTGGCGATCGCCTTCAGCCTGATCTCGTTCCTGCACATCGTGCTGGGCGAGCTGGCGCCCAAGACCATGGCGATCCGTCGCCCGGAGCGCATGTCGTTGTGGACTGCCGCGCCGTTGTATGTCTTCTACTGGCTGATGTATCCGGCAATCTGGGTGCTCAATACCAGTGCCAACCGGCTGCTGCGCATGCTGGGATGGGGCGATGTGGAGCACCAGTCGCACCGTTATTCGCGCGAGGAACTCAAGCTGATCGTCGGCCGCCAGGACCCGAACGCAGCTACCGCCGATCATGGGCTGGCGCTGATGAGCCATGCGCTGGAACTGCCGGATCTGGTTGCCGGCGACTTGATGCGGCCCCGCGAGCACCTGCGCAGCCTGCGCGAAGGCATGAACCTGGAGGCGGTGCTGGCCGAGTTCAGCGAATCGCGCTACAGCCGCTACCCCTGGTTCGAGGCCGATGGCGAACAGGTGCTGGGTATCCTGCACACCAAGGATCTGCTGGTGGCGATGGCACGCGGCCAGGACCTGGACGATCTGCGCCCGCTGCTGCGCCCGGCCACCCTGCTGACCCTGGAGACCCCGATCCCCAGCGCGCTGGAGCAGTTCCGCACCGGCACCACCCATCTGGCGCTGTGCGTGGAGGACCAGGGCCGCATCCTGGGCTTCTTCACCCTGGAAGACCTGCTGGAAGTGGTGGTTGGCGAGATCGAGGACGAACATCGCCATGTGGTGCGCGACGCCCCGGTGCGCGGCCAGGACGGCTCGTTGCTGGTGGCCGGAAGCACCTCGATCTTTCGCCTGGAACGCTTGCTGGGCCAGGACCTGAGCGCCCCGGACCATGTCAATTCGGTCGGCGGGCTGATCGTGCACCGGCTGCAGCGGCTGCCCGAAGAAGGCGAGACCCTGGAGCTGGACGGCCATGCACTGACGGTGCGGCGCATGGCCGGGCACCGGATCCAGGCGATCACGGTACGGCCGATCGGCGAAGCCGGCGCCGGGGCGGCGTAG
- a CDS encoding class II fumarate hydratase: MSERFRTEHDSMGQLQVPADALWGAQTQRAVQNFPVSGQPMPRGFIRALGLIKAAAAGVNAELGLLPKSIGKTVQEAALQVADGTHDAQFPIDVYQTGSGTSSNMNANEVIATLATRAGKDAVHPNDHVNLGQSSNDVVPTAIRVSALLAVQEHLQPALKHLRKTIDKRAKSLDKIVKTGRTHLMDAMPLTFGQEFGAWSAQLSSAQDRLDDSLKRLRRLPLGGTAIGTGINADPRFGGKAAKALSGLSKVKFESADNKFEGLAAQDDAVELSGQLNALAVALIKIANDLRWMNAGPLAGLGEIELPALQPGSSIMPGKVNPVIPEATVMACAQVIGHHTAITVAGQTGNFQLNVTLPLIAYNLLDSITLLGNVSRLLADTAIAGLKVRQDRVREALDRNPILVTALNPIIGYEKAAAIAKRAYKEQRPVLEVALEDSGLSEADLRRLLDPAALTRGGIQAGSSGGGG, from the coding sequence ATGAGCGAACGTTTCAGGACCGAACACGACAGCATGGGCCAATTGCAGGTGCCTGCCGACGCCTTGTGGGGCGCGCAGACCCAGCGCGCCGTGCAGAATTTTCCGGTGTCCGGCCAGCCGATGCCGCGCGGTTTCATTCGCGCGCTGGGCTTGATCAAGGCCGCCGCTGCCGGTGTCAATGCCGAGCTCGGGCTGCTGCCCAAGTCGATCGGCAAGACCGTGCAGGAGGCGGCATTGCAGGTGGCCGACGGCACGCACGATGCGCAATTTCCGATCGATGTGTACCAGACCGGTTCGGGCACCTCGTCCAACATGAATGCCAACGAGGTGATCGCCACCCTGGCCACGCGCGCCGGCAAGGACGCGGTGCATCCCAACGATCACGTCAATCTGGGGCAGAGTTCCAACGATGTGGTGCCCACCGCGATTCGCGTGTCGGCACTGCTCGCGGTGCAGGAACACCTGCAGCCGGCGCTCAAGCACCTGCGCAAGACCATCGACAAGCGCGCCAAGTCGCTGGACAAGATCGTCAAGACCGGCCGCACGCATCTGATGGATGCGATGCCGCTGACGTTCGGGCAGGAATTCGGCGCCTGGTCTGCGCAATTGAGTTCGGCGCAGGACCGGCTGGACGATTCGCTCAAGCGGCTGCGCCGTCTGCCGCTGGGTGGTACCGCCATCGGTACCGGCATCAATGCCGACCCACGCTTCGGCGGCAAGGCGGCCAAGGCATTGTCGGGCCTGAGCAAGGTCAAGTTCGAAAGTGCGGACAACAAGTTTGAAGGCCTGGCCGCACAGGACGATGCGGTGGAGTTGTCCGGTCAGCTCAATGCGCTGGCCGTGGCGTTGATCAAGATCGCCAACGACCTGCGCTGGATGAACGCCGGCCCATTGGCAGGCCTGGGCGAGATCGAATTGCCGGCGCTGCAGCCGGGCAGCTCGATCATGCCGGGCAAGGTCAACCCGGTAATTCCGGAAGCCACCGTGATGGCGTGCGCGCAGGTCATCGGCCACCACACCGCGATCACCGTGGCGGGGCAGACCGGTAACTTCCAGTTGAACGTGACGCTGCCATTGATCGCCTACAACCTGCTGGATTCGATCACCTTGCTGGGCAACGTATCGCGCCTGCTGGCCGATACCGCCATCGCCGGCTTGAAGGTGCGCCAGGACCGCGTGCGCGAGGCATTGGACCGCAACCCGATCCTGGTCACTGCACTCAACCCGATCATCGGCTACGAGAAAGCCGCCGCGATCGCCAAACGTGCCTACAAGGAACAGCGGCCGGTGCTGGAGGTGGCGCTGGAAGACAGCGGGCTCAGCGAAGCGGACCTGCGCCGTTTGCTGGATCCTGCTGCACTGACGCGTGGTGGCATCCAGGCCGGCAGCAGTGGCGGCGGTGGCTGA
- a CDS encoding DUF2884 family protein: MKQLISAVLASVLLVGCGKSEPTVDVSAQANGGGVTFNGKSVTLKRDGLPAATVSADGALSIDGKPVALNAAQQLAMRSVYTQIQGVAAKGIDIGTQGAAFGAHAAGEALKGVLSGNPDQIGDKIEAEAETFKQKTMLICDQLDKLRTAQDAATRVVPEFGPYANLTQKDIDDCRN; this comes from the coding sequence ATGAAACAGTTGATTTCCGCGGTGTTGGCAAGCGTTCTGCTGGTCGGTTGCGGCAAGTCCGAGCCTACCGTCGACGTATCGGCCCAGGCCAACGGCGGTGGCGTGACCTTCAATGGCAAGAGCGTGACGCTCAAGCGTGACGGCCTGCCTGCAGCCACCGTCAGCGCGGACGGCGCGCTCAGCATCGATGGCAAGCCGGTCGCCTTGAACGCTGCGCAGCAGCTGGCGATGCGCAGCGTCTACACGCAGATCCAGGGGGTTGCCGCGAAGGGCATCGATATCGGCACCCAAGGCGCTGCATTCGGCGCTCATGCGGCCGGTGAAGCGCTCAAGGGCGTGCTCAGTGGCAACCCTGACCAGATCGGCGACAAGATCGAGGCCGAGGCGGAGACCTTCAAACAAAAAACCATGCTGATCTGCGACCAGCTAGACAAGCTGCGCACTGCGCAGGACGCCGCCACTCGCGTGGTGCCGGAGTTCGGGCCATACGCCAACCTGACGCAGAAAGATATCGACGACTGCCGTAACTGA